A region of the Melospiza georgiana isolate bMelGeo1 chromosome Z, bMelGeo1.pri, whole genome shotgun sequence genome:
TAGCTCACTTTATCTTATGGGCCGCTGGGGTGACAGCTGCTTAAACCAAGTGTATCCCTTGCAACTCTGCCTCTCCAGCAATTGGTGAAGTCGTCAAATGTGAGCACGAGCGGTCTGTGCACCTCTTTGTGGACTCCCTGGTGAACCAGGACAAGCAGAGCTTCGCGTTCCAGTGCACCGACTCCAGTCGCTTCAAGAAGGGCATCTGCCTGAGCTGCCGCAAGAACCGCTGCAATGGCATCGGCTACAACGCCCGCCGCATCCGGCACAAGAGGAACAGCAAGATGTACCTGAAAACCAGGGCAGACATGCCCTTCAAAGGTaccctcccctcccagcaggAGCACGGCCTCCCTGAGCGGTGTGGGGAAGGAGGCAGAGGCGGAGGAGCAGCATCTCCCCAAAGCTTTGCAGCTCCAGTTGCTGTTCTGCTGTTCTGcacctgcctgcactgctgtgctgtgccatcactgtgctccttcctccctgtgGAATCCACCCACAACAACACTCTGCCTtttgagcagggctgcagctcaccTGCCGTGCTTGCAGAACTCAGCCTCAGAGCAATGTAAGGTCTGGggagctgtccccagggtgggcctgctgctgctgttgtgtaAAAAAACTCAAATTTGTAATCAGTAAGGGCAGGAAAAAGTGATCAGAGCTGTCTCACTAAAGGAAGGGTCTGGTCTTTGCTAGCCAACACTATTtcaagcagagctgtgctgagcaatGTTTCTTTCAGCACAGCTGATTccatctctgctcttctctctctctccagtcTACCACTACCAGATGAAAATGCACGTCTTCAGCTACAAGGACTTGGGAGAAGTTGATCCCACCTTCTCTGTCACCCTCCACGGCACCAATGGAGACTCTGAGCCCCTCTCTTTAGAAATGTGAGTAATCTGCCCTTTGTGTTTTTACCCAAGTACGAAGGCCACAGGGACTACACAGGATAGCAgaattctttttcctctgccaACACTGCCGTTGCATCCCAGCCTAGCAGCCTCACTTCATCACCTTTCCAAAAAGCTTTTCATTCAGTAGcttaattataatttattacTGGACGAATTGAGAACACTTTAATGTGCCCAGTCCCATGTGAGCCTTCACGGGTCTttgcttttttgtgtgtgggttgttttggttggttggtttgtttttgccCCCCACCATTTGGACACATTGTGAAATGTCTCAGGAGGCACTGCTGACCTCCCTTAGCCTCTCCCAAAGGAAAGAGCAGGCACAAACCCCACCTTTAAGCTACGGAAGGATGGCCAAGCTAAGCACACACTGCGTTGTGTGGAGCCAGCTATCTGAGCTCCCGTCAGTGCAATCAGTAATTAACTGGTGACAGTTGAACGTGCAGCACTTGATAAGCTGCAGGGGCTCTGTTAAACTCCTGGCATGGAACAAAGGAGCACCTGGCATGCTTCCATAAGGAAAAAATGCCAAGTCTCTGCCTCTCTTCCAGGCTTGATCTAATTGGCTTAAACGCTACCAACACCTTCCTGGTCTATACTGAGGAGGACATGGGTGAACTTCTGAAAATAAAGCTCACCTGGGAGGGGACGTCTCAGTCGTGGTATGACCTCTGGAAAGAGCTCAGGAGCTACTGGTACAGGCCTGTGAATTCCTCCCAGGAGCTCCACATCAGACGAATACGTGTGAAATCTGGGGAAACACAGCAGAGGTAATAATTGTGCTAGGCTGCATGTGAACTGACCTGAAACTTCAACCCAGAgccaagggaaaaaacccaatgtTTTGAATGTAGTTGGTATCCTGGCTGCCTTCCTTTTTGGTGTCACCAGCTATTGCTCCCTTGTGGTTTGGGAGAACAGGTTACTGTCCAGCATGAGGCTGCAAACAGGCTTTAAGCAAaactggtcaccacagagcagattTGGAGATTTACTTTGATACTGTGGGGTCCACTGGGACTAAATTAACATGCTTCAAGGTGGTTTGGATTGTACCTGAGATGTTAAAGTACTGAGCACCAAAAGTACTGAAAGATGGACGGTCATGGCTATTATTTATAGATTCAATGTGCTGATTTGGTACAACCAACAGGGCCTAAAACTGCAACCAGTAACATGGTGGCACCAACCCCTCAAGAACTGCACTGCTCCTTCTGGGATctggcagggggattggaactagGTGATTTTTTTAAGGGCCTTTCCAAACCCAACCCATACCCCTGGATCATAGAACTGACCATAGAATTCTAGTGGAAGGTTCTCTACCATGGCAGGGATGATTTTTGAGGTCCcatcccacccaaaccattctctgattgtATGATTCTCTGCAAATGGAAAGGTACTTGAGCATCCAAAACTTGTTAAAGCTCCCAAGCATGTAGCACAGCGCTCCCACACCTTCTGTTAATGTTGTTCTGAAGGTAACCCAGATCTGTCAAAGAGCAGCAGTTGACATTGATAATTTCCCACATTTCTCAGTGCTTTAAATAAGCATCACCTGTCATCTGTAAGGTATTCTGCATCCTGGCTTCTATGAAACGTAGGGGTAGCAGAAGCAAAGATCCCCAGTTAAAGTATTGAAGTAGGAAATAAAACAGTAACTCAAGGGGCTGATGGTATATCAAGATGTTCTGTGGGATGGATGGCTAATCAAACAACTTGTCCTAGGACAAGCTGCAGTCCGTATTACCTGCTAATTGTTAATCATAAGACAGCAAGTGCCTTGACTTctgtgtcctcctcctcctagGTTTGCTTTCTGTGTGGAGGACTCCCAGCTAACCAGAATATCTCCTGGCAAAGAGCTCTGGTTTGTGAAGTGCACAGAGGAATGGCAGAAAAGGTACGGAAATCAGTCAAGAGAAATTCTGTATGGTGCATGTGGCTTGGCTGGGATGAGTGGAACCTTCTCATTGTATTTTTAGCTCCTGAtacctctttttctttcaaaaaagatAAGAAATCCTAGCCTATGATTCACACCTATcagattaaattttttaatatcaCCTACTATTGCTAAGTAGGTGGTATTATTCTCCCTTCTGACCTTGGATTATCATCTTATACCTTTACATCTTTATAGCCAAACAGGTGTATCACATTCCTTGCTGCTGATTGTGGTAGGTGCTAAAGTCAGGTGCCACCCAAGCCCCAGATCTGTGCAATAGTGGAAAGGTAACTAAGAGTCATTCATTAAGTGCCCTGTAAAACAGGAGGAAGCTGGAAGAAGTGCAGGGCATTTCCTCAAGCTCGGGTGGAACACCTTGAGCTGCCAAGAAATCACTTGGTTAAACTTTGAGCTCAACTGCATGAGGAAGACTCAGGTGAGGAGTTGCCATGGTGTTACAGCCCTGAGTCCTGCAGGTTCATCTCCAGGCCTGCTGATctcctctgcttcactgccaaAGCAGCTCAGGCTTCTTTAACCTCTGGGCACTTCCCAGACACACACAACAGTCCTCAGAGCATGACTTCCAGAAAGTCTGGTCCCAGCAGTGACAACCTGATTGCCTCAGATGCCTCCGGTCATGTTTTGAATGAATTCCTGTTCATTTGACTAAATGATACTTTCCTTTGGATTTAGCCCAGCCTTTTGCTCTCtcttaaatttcattttgtagACTTGGAGCTTTGTCGCTTCTAATCCAGAGGACGAAGTGCTTGTTAGGGCTAGCAGAGCCGCGTGGAAGTCGAGCTTAGCACAGCCTTCCTGGGCACAGAACTCAGCTCAGAAATGCGAGCTGGTCCCATTCCAGGTTTGGCAgaaaccagcaagctctgctATGCACGGTAGCAAACAATTCTGTGAATGAAACCCCTGTGCAAGAACTTGTTGCTCTGCCACAAGTCTCGAAAGATCGAGTAAACATTCCTGCAGGTACAATAAAAGGTTGTTTTGATATGCTACTTGGTAACCCCCATAAAACTGAATTGCTGGCAGATGTGCCCTTCCTCCTTTCTCGTGCAGTACAGCTTGTGCACGAGGCAGAGGAGttgagctcagctgcagcacaccATTTTTTCTAGGAAATGATCCTTCCTTCCAGAAATCATGAGTGATTACTTGCTGTTCAGCTCTCTGTTTCTGCCAAGTCAGTGCAATATTATAGTTCCCCCCTTAGAGATTGAGCCTGCAAACATCTGTCCATCCCAAATGGAGCTGCACAGGCAGGGTCTAGCTCAAGCCCTGTAATTTCTGCTTGCAGCCTGCATAATGTCTGCTGCAGGCTCTCACTGAGTAGCTACTGGGCAAAGTGCAGCTTTGGCAGAATAAAACACCAGCCTGTGCCGTCCAAACCTGTTCTTGGCGTTGCATGAGTTCTTAGAAATCCTTCATTACTCCTCTTAACTTCTGCATTTAACTAGGTGTCTTTTTTGCTGTCTGTTTTCCCCAGGTCTGTGTCAAATCTGCTCTGAAGGCTTCCCTAAAGACTCACAACCAAGCAACCTAGATGCATGAAGACCACGCAGGTGGCAAGATGCTCTGGGAGAAACCTGGCTT
Encoded here:
- the LIPG gene encoding endothelial lipase isoform X2, giving the protein MSGMFETWLDSLVSALQEREKDANVVVVDWLPLAHQLYTDAVNNTQIVGKSIARFLDWLQENPLFKLENVHLIGYSLGAHVAGFAGNHVRGTIGRITGLDPAGPMFEGVDPSRRLSPDDANFVDVLHTYTRETLGVSIGIQMPVGHLDIYPNGGDFQPGCGLSDVLGAIAYGTIGEVVKCEHERSVHLFVDSLVNQDKQSFAFQCTDSSRFKKGICLSCRKNRCNGIGYNARRIRHKRNSKMYLKTRADMPFKVYHYQMKMHVFSYKDLGEVDPTFSVTLHGTNGDSEPLSLEMLDLIGLNATNTFLVYTEEDMGELLKIKLTWEGTSQSWYDLWKELRSYWYRPVNSSQELHIRRIRVKSGETQQRFAFCVEDSQLTRISPGKELWFVKCTEEWQKRSVSNLL